The following is a genomic window from Malus sylvestris chromosome 7, drMalSylv7.2, whole genome shotgun sequence.
GATGAAGAAATGGAGACTATACACTCAAAAGCTGCCTGTCGAATCTTCACTTCAGGGGACAGAGTTGCCTCACAGACAACTCTCATAATATAATCACGCTCCATATCATTGCTAAAATTGGCCTGAGCAAAACCCAAAGCATTGTACAGTGCTCGGGTAGCAGCAAGCCTAACATCATTGCTCCCTTCAGATGCGTTCATACCCTGAACTACAGCTGTCAGTATTTTATTAACCTGATCTTGATCCACGACATCAGAAGAGATTTCCTCACACAAATACCCAAGAGTCTCTAAAGTAGCTTGCTTTACATGTGCTGGTAACTGATGAATATTCGACAATAGTGATCCAATCAGTTCCGGCCACTGTTTCAAGGGCAACTCAATGCCCGCAACCTTTGCAATAACTTGAGAGGTAGTTGAACGAGCATTAGCTACAGGGGAAGCGAGGGTCTGTAACAAGAACATCTTAATCTGCGCTTTCGCAGAAGTTTCCAATGCAAGCCATCTTTGAATAAGCTCCAACTTTCTAGGTTGTTCTTTAGCATCCAGGGCATTCTTCAGTATCAGACCTGCTAATTTACGGCTTTCAACAGGCTTTTCTTCATTTGCTAGCTCTCTAGAAAGAGACAACAAGAACGTTGGAGGATCTTGCTCCTGAAACTGTTTCAAACTCTCTTCAGCTTGATTCCGTACAGTTCCATCTATAGATTGAGCATTCAGCAGCACCTGGGTAACTTCCATCGATGTATAGTATCTGCGAGTGCAAATTTTAATTGTTTAGACATATTGGAGAAATACAAGATAGGAGACAATTAAATCATAGCATTTTACAGAGACCGAAAAACTGTCGAAAATCAGATTCAGAAAATATTAACATCACGCAAGAATAGAAAACTATTACGCCAGAAAATCTTTTTCGTTCCACCAATTTGGTTTACAGAAAGATGTCTAACTGAAACAGCAAACCCCCGACTTTGCCCAGAAAACCATTCACCAATGCACTGCAAAGTTTAATGATGCATCCATTTAACAATCTAAATCAGTACGCAATACACACACAAATTTGGCAGGAAACAGCATTTACTGGAACTCCGCAAATTATCAGGAAACCAAATTTTCAACATAAAAGAAATTTACTACCCATACAAGATGGCGtgcgtatacatatatacatatacaacaACAGCCAAGACTTATCCAACTAAATTGGGTCGGCCATATGAATCTTATAatgtcattgcgctcggttttgccAAGCAACAAAAAAACCCTACTCCATCTAATCACCAAAAACCCTACTTATGCACACACAAATCCACAACCGAACATGTCCCCCGCCAAGAAATCCAAAACATAACCAAACACAaacaatttcatggatcgaatgAAATTTCATACAAAATTGCATACATCTCCAACAAAccttaacaaaaacaaaactaaaattcACAAAACGCAATCCTAGGCCATCAAATTACTCGAAATTTTAACgcatcaaattcaaattcagCGAATCGAACCGGAACAATCAGGATCAGACAACAACACGACAGTACGCACAAACGTAGTTACCACTGAAACAAAATCGAGGTTTCCGAAACAGGACAGCGATAAAATTACCTgaaaatcaaaaataaaataaccttAAAGTGGTCGTACGGTCGTGGATCGGGAGCAGAAAGCCTTCCTCGGAGACAGCGACAGAGACAGACGCAGAGGACAGAGAAGCAAATTGCTTCGATGGACTCGGATTGCAGAAAGCTAtcaactttttcttttatctctctctcttttttcaaaaaaatattggCTGCAATAATACAGAAAGCTCTTTCCGATTCATTCCTTTTAATCTATCAAATCAAGagatcattaaaatttaaaatttgattaaataattgaagttattataacttttaaaatgaattcttatttttatccgtttgatcaaattttaatcacACGGATTATCTGATTTAATGGATTAGAAGGAATGGATCCTCTCTCACTTTCccaataattttgttttgtgggGCCTATAATCGTACGCCTTTCCCGGAAATTGGTTTTCGTTTGAATTGACTGAGAATCAAAAGTTATGGACCCTTCTTTTGGAGAATAGCTTGGGCTTCTCATTAGTTTAAATTTTTCTTCTGGGCCAAGTAACTGATTTGTATTTACAGTTAATTGCTGACGTGAATTTAGTTAATTGGTCAGTATATAAGTTTTACTTTGGAGTGTGACTCTTCTCTCGACGCATGCAAACTATTGAAGTTACAATGAAGTTTGAATCATTGTGTTGTCCTCATTCTCAGTTAATCATATTTAATGTAAAAAGGGTGTAAATTGTATTTATACTCTGGTTGAAAAACGTTTCTAAATCATAGTATAGATAGCAAAGAGTTTGTAGTTCAAGTTGTTAAGAACCCATGCGCTCACAATCTTGTGTTCGGATCCTCAACCCTAATATTTGCTTGGTTGACAAGCCATGGtaagttcattctttttttggtgaaatttgGAAATGCATTTCTCCGGACCATCCTGCTTCAAAATTCATCGTGATAATCTTCGTTGACACCAACATCAAAGACTATGCTATAGAAACATCAGCATCTCCTCTGCTGTTAATTTTCCATCTTTGTTATCATCCGCCTGAATCGAACAATGCCACACATTTGAATTCTTATATTTATCTCATCATGTCTCATAGATAGGAGTATATGAATTGAACCAGAACTTGGACAATTCTCCTGGGTGAATGTAATGCAGCATTGGTTTCAAATCTTCCACTTCCAAGTGCCTGTCAAACATTTTTTTCGAAAGATATTGGtaaatttttcttaccataTTATTGGCAGCaaaggaagaagataaaaaCGAAGTGATTCTAATCAAGAAGATGCATTCATTCTATAAATAGCTTGTCTGTACATTTTTATAAACTTGTAATTAGTTGGAACTTTGCATTTCTTTTTGCTGTAGACTGCTGGCAGTGTAGATGTAGCTACATACACACACGAGCAGGTGAGGGCTCCGGTGTATAGAGAGGACCTCATCGTTTAAGAAGTAACCATAGAAACGATGTAACCCACTATATCCATTTATATTTACtacttttatgtgtttttgatACCTAATATCAATACAATTTTTTTCTAGGCATTTcacctagaaaaaaaaaagaaccaaaaacaaaaagatgggTGGTTATTGGATCATTTACCAACCCGAGTCTGATAGACCCTATAAGTAATTTATTTGATATTTACGTAAGGTAAAAACGAATTGTTCGGGGAGTTGGTAAGCTAATTCCTGTGGATATCTATTTGCCGGGCTGTCCACCTAAACTGGAGGCCGTTATAGATGCTATAACAAAACTTCATAAGAAAAATTCTCGAGAAATCTATGAGGATCGAATTAGATCTCAATAGGAAAATCGGTTGTAAAACCAAGTCTCACTAGCCTTTTGTTTGAAAGATTTTTCACTTCTACGCTGTGTTTGCGAGGCCTACTGTTCGAGCATTAGACATATGTCGTTTTAGGCACATACACTGTTCTTGTCCTCCGGAAACGTCAGGCTCCATTTtatcaaactaaaaatatatgaccTAAGATGATACTATTTCGCTAGACTTATTACAAGACGTACGAACGTACTGCACATGCTGTCCTAGGAACATAAAGAATGTTCTCTTGCTCTGATCATGCGAATGAATGTTAATTCTAATTTGATCGATGTCAGGGTCGACAGCATCCGGAGTCTGAAGCAGTGACAATTTATGTACCCAAGTGGATTTGCTAATTTTAAATGCATGTCATGCCATTGCTAGTTTGTACAGAAACAGTTTTCTACTGAAAATTTGCAGCATGATGAGGCGTCGTACGAGGTGGAACATGAGAGGATGAGGCGGGAAAGAGTGAGGAAGTTTGGTAGCTAGAGCTGGTAAGTACTGAAAACTTGCAGTATGATGAGGACTTGTATGAACCGGAACAGGAGATGATGAGACAGGGAAGAGTGTGGAGGTTTGGCACgttgtttgtttaaaaattcGATGCAAAGAGACAGACACGTTACGCTTCTTTTATCTCTTAGGAGAAAATAACAGTCCAGCGATTCTACAAAAAGCAGTTCTGAGAGAATATGAAGAGGAAACTAACTGAATTGTTCATGTAATTTCCTTCTATTTGCTTCCAACAAAAACATTCCTAATTAGTAAAACCCTTTTATACGACGCTCTATTTTCTATCCTAAGTATATACCAGTTACGCACCACTACTTTTTGAGTCCATGCTCAACCTAATGAAagcaaaatattttattttgctgtatttttcaaatgacaaaataaatacaCAATTAGGTTACGCTTCCGCCAAAACGAATCGAAAGATCCATTTCTCGGGAGCATCAAGCTTCAGAATTCGTCGTGAAAATCCCCATCAAAATCTTCGTTCATGCCGTCATCATATACTGTGCTGTAGAAAACATAGTCATGATCGAGCATCTCCTCGAGCGTTAGTTTTCCATCTTTGTTATCATCCGCCTGAATCGAACAATGTCACgcatttcatttcaaattcatctCAACATGTCTCATAGATAGGAGTACACAAATTGAAACATTACTAACCTCCGACATCAGAAAGGTTGCATAATATTTAGCATAGGAAAATTCTCCCGGGTGAATGTAATGCAGCATTGGTTTCAATTCTTCCACTTCCAAGAGTCTGTCAAACATTTTTCGATTTCGAAAGAGATTAGTAAAGTCCTCTAAACTATAATCTTGGCCagcaaaggaagaaaaaaattaggTCAAAAACTGTGTTAGCTTTTAAGTTCAAGGCATGCATGCTTACTTGTTCTTGTTCACATCAAGTTCTGCAAATTTCTCTTCTGGTGTGGGTACATTTTTCCCGCCCCTTTCAAATTCAACGTAAGTCTTGTAATTATCATAAGCGTTGTGTAAAAACTCCTCGAAATTCAGTTTGCCATCGTTATCCTGATCCATCCGCCTGTAAATTATAAGCAGACATTTCGTCATTCCGTTCCTTTGCATCAAATTATTCAGAAAATATATAAGGACATTAATATGTTTAGTGTGAAAGACAGAGAAGATATGTGAGAAAATGTACTTCATTTTTTCTGTCAACAGCCATTTGTGTATTTCTTCGTTGTTACTGTCTTCTGGGTGCAACAAACTGCAACAAAAAATGGAGATTTCTGTTGAACCAGAACTCGCAAATCGTATATTTTTTGCCACAGCAGTATGGGAATGAGGGGAATTTACTCTTTAAATTCATTGAAGTTAAGTAATCCATTCTTATCAGCATCTGCATTATCAAATTGCTGCTTCCACCATCCAGCTTCTCCGTGCTCCATTCCGTTTTCCTCTGTTTCACCAGAATTCGATACTTAAAACCTAAACTGTTCAAAGCTCTAAAACAAATGTCTTTTCTACGTATCTCCACACCCCCCACGTgatcaaagttgaagaaaattGAATAGAAGTTTTTCCAACACGTCATGTCTTTCCTAAAGACAATACGTACGTCCTGCAGAAAGAATCTCTACGTATAttcacacacagacacacataAACATATAAAGAAATAAGTACGTCCTGCAGAAAGAATCTCTACGTATAttcacacacagacacacataAACTTATAAAGAAATAAGTACGTAGTTAAATACCTAGATCCTTAGTCGAAAACTTGGGCAGATACTCCATGAAAGAAATTGTTCCATCACCATCTTTGTCATACGATTCCATTTCTTTCTGCGTCCTATAATTCAACCTCTCCACGGTTTGTTTCATGACCCAATCCTCGAGCTCATTAGAGTTAATCAACCCGTCTTTTGGCGCCTGGTCTATCAACGGGAACAAAGTATTCAGCCTCAACGTGAGGTTCAACTTTCCCTCATCGCCGAGATATTCATGCATTTCTTCCACCTCACTCGCATTCATCACGGGATTGTTGTTGTGTTCCGACAACCCCACGCGACTATTCGTTTCCCCTCTGAATCCACCACTTTCCTTGGCGTACCACTCCATCTTGGCTGCCAGAGGGTCGAAAATGGGGGATTGACCCATGTAGCCAAGACGTCGGTTGAGGCcaaggtgggggtgggggtggttGGGGCCACGGTGTTTGGAGGGAAGCATGACGAGAAGAAAGATAAAGGCGGTGGCAAGTAGCGCGTAGACCACTGCCTTCGCCATTGTTtggcatcaaagaagaagaagcagccaAATGCATGGGGGAAAAGGTGGTGATGATAAGCAGCCTACGACCAACTGAATAATTTGGGTGGTGCAGAAACGGTTAGTGACGGTTACAATTGGGAGGTACATATGATATAATGTAGCACCTTTGCTTTTATTGTTAGAGATCGGGTGGGGGGGGACATCTTTAATTGTTCCAATTTAGCAAAACCTCGGCAGGTGTCTGTCTCTCTGTCTAGGTGAGAAATTATTAGATTGTACTGGACTACCGTGTGGACTATTTTGTCACAGTTGGACTTACAGCAATTAAATTCGTAACCTCGTAGCATTGAGTGACACGGAAACCGAATAGctgaaactaaaaatataaaatccgATAATTTCGGAAATCAAATCTAACAA
Proteins encoded in this region:
- the LOC126629624 gene encoding uncharacterized protein LOC126629624; the encoded protein is MAKAVVYALLATAFIFLLVMLPSKHRGPNHPHPHLGLNRRLGYMGQSPIFDPLAAKMEWYAKESGGFRGETNSRVGLSEHNNNPVMNASEVEEMHEYLGDEGKLNLTLRLNTLFPLIDQAPKDGLINSNELEDWVMKQTVERLNYRTQKEMESYDKDGDGTISFMEYLPKFSTKDLEENGMEHGEAGWWKQQFDNADADKNGLLNFNEFKDLLHPEDSNNEEIHKWLLTEKMKRMDQDNDGKLNFEEFLHNAYDNYKTYVEFERGGKNVPTPEEKFAELDVNKNKLLEVEELKPMLHYIHPGEFSYAKYYATFLMSEADDNKDGKLTLEEMLDHDYVFYSTVYDDGMNEDFDGDFHDEF